Proteins from a single region of Desulfolutivibrio sulfoxidireducens:
- a CDS encoding ACT domain-containing protein, with translation MKAEQISIFLENRAGRLEEVARLLAEADINIRALSLADTSDFGILRLIVSDHEKAKKTLKDGGFTVGRNAVVAVEVPDTPGGLHSILKMLSAHGINVEYMYAFVQQSSKAATIIFRFDRTDQAIEVLRQNGITIIPGEKLYSM, from the coding sequence ATGAAAGCCGAACAGATTTCCATCTTTTTGGAGAACCGCGCCGGCCGCCTGGAGGAGGTCGCCAGACTGCTGGCCGAGGCGGACATCAACATCCGGGCCCTGTCTCTGGCCGACACCTCGGATTTCGGCATCCTGCGCCTGATCGTCAGCGACCATGAAAAGGCCAAAAAGACCCTCAAGGACGGCGGTTTCACCGTGGGCCGCAACGCCGTGGTGGCCGTCGAGGTTCCGGACACTCCGGGCGGGCTGCACTCCATCCTGAAGATGCTCAGCGCCCACGGCATCAATGTGGAATACATGTACGCCTTCGTCCAGCAAAGCAGCAAGGCGGCCACCATCATCTTCCGCTTCGACCGCACCGACCAGGCCATCGAGGTGCTCAGGCAAAACGGCATCACCATCATCCCCGGCGAAAAGCTCTACAGCATGTAA
- a CDS encoding phenylacetate--CoA ligase family protein: MIFDDDMETLPREELEALQLRRLKGLVDRVYANVSFYRKAFDAAGVKPTDIQSLADLRYLPFTEKQDLRNHYPFGLFAVPKDNVVRIHASSGTTGKATVSGYTRRDVENWATLMARSLVAAGATRQDIIHVAYGYGLFTGGLGAHYGAERLGATTIPVSGGGTKRQVVLLRDFGATVICCTPSYSLFLYETALESGIDIKNLPLRIGVFGAEPWTEEMRRDIETKLGIKAIDIYGLSEIMGPGVGIECIEAQAGAHLQEDHFLLEIIDPVTKEPLPPGETGELVITTLCKEAQPLIRYRTRDITSLNLTPCRCGRTFARMHRVMGRSDDMLIIRGVNVFPSQIESILIETQGLTPHYQLLVKREGNLDTLEVQVEVDEKLFSDEIKNLQRLGGKIQKHIKEFLGVTATVKLVEPRSIQRSEGKAKRIVDMRHLSQG, encoded by the coding sequence ATGATTTTCGACGACGACATGGAGACATTGCCCAGGGAAGAGTTGGAGGCGCTGCAACTTCGACGCCTGAAGGGCCTGGTGGACCGGGTTTACGCCAACGTGTCTTTCTATCGCAAAGCCTTTGACGCGGCCGGGGTCAAGCCCACGGACATCCAAAGCCTGGCCGACCTCAGGTACCTGCCCTTCACCGAGAAACAGGATCTGCGCAACCATTATCCGTTCGGACTTTTCGCCGTGCCCAAGGACAACGTGGTGCGCATCCACGCCTCTTCGGGCACCACGGGCAAGGCCACGGTATCCGGCTACACCAGGCGCGACGTGGAGAACTGGGCCACGCTCATGGCCCGGTCCCTGGTGGCCGCCGGGGCCACCCGCCAGGACATCATCCACGTGGCCTACGGCTACGGCCTGTTCACCGGGGGGCTTGGGGCCCATTACGGGGCCGAACGCCTGGGCGCGACCACCATACCCGTCTCCGGCGGCGGCACCAAGCGCCAGGTGGTGCTTCTGCGCGACTTCGGGGCCACGGTCATCTGCTGTACCCCGTCCTATAGCCTGTTCCTGTACGAAACCGCCCTGGAATCCGGCATCGACATCAAAAATCTGCCGCTGCGCATCGGCGTCTTCGGGGCCGAACCGTGGACCGAGGAGATGCGCCGGGACATCGAGACCAAGCTCGGCATCAAGGCCATCGACATCTACGGCCTCTCGGAGATCATGGGGCCGGGAGTGGGCATCGAATGCATCGAGGCCCAGGCCGGGGCGCACCTTCAGGAAGATCATTTCCTTTTGGAAATCATCGATCCGGTGACCAAGGAGCCCCTGCCCCCGGGCGAGACCGGCGAACTGGTCATCACCACCCTGTGCAAGGAGGCCCAGCCGCTGATCCGCTACCGCACCCGGGACATCACCAGCCTCAACCTGACGCCCTGCCGTTGCGGCCGGACCTTCGCCCGCATGCACCGGGTCATGGGCCGTAGCGACGACATGCTGATCATCCGGGGAGTCAACGTCTTCCCCTCCCAGATCGAGAGCATCCTGATCGAGACCCAGGGACTGACCCCGCATTACCAGCTTCTGGTCAAGCGCGAGGGCAACCTGGACACCCTGGAGGTGCAGGTGGAGGTGGACGAAAAGCTCTTCTCGGACGAAATCAAGAATTTACAACGCCTCGGCGGCAAGATACAAAAGCATATCAAGGAGTTCCTGGGGGTCACGGCCACGGTGAAACTCGTGGAGCCGCGCTCCATCCAGCGTTCCGAAGGCAAGGCCAAGCGCATCGTGGACATGCGTCACCTGTCTCAGGGATAG
- the rsfS gene encoding ribosome silencing factor — MPTDTQDKKPNRARKKKILLTTVQKAVLVAGWLREKKGREIVALDVTGLSPICEAMVAVSAASARQAKALADHVLAMCAERGIPYLGMEGYRHGQWVLVDLNDVLVHVFLEELRGFYNIEGLWSEARPIPLPPVEDAVKEPE; from the coding sequence ATGCCCACGGATACCCAAGACAAAAAGCCCAACCGGGCGCGAAAGAAAAAAATTCTTCTGACGACCGTGCAAAAGGCGGTTCTGGTGGCCGGGTGGCTTCGCGAGAAAAAGGGCCGGGAAATCGTGGCCCTGGACGTGACGGGCCTAAGCCCCATCTGCGAGGCCATGGTGGCCGTCTCCGCCGCCAGCGCCCGCCAGGCCAAGGCCCTGGCCGATCATGTCCTGGCCATGTGCGCCGAAAGGGGCATCCCGTATCTGGGCATGGAGGGCTACCGCCATGGCCAGTGGGTTCTCGTGGACTTAAACGACGTGCTTGTTCATGTGTTTCTTGAGGAACTGCGGGGGTTCTACAATATCGAGGGCCTGTGGTCCGAGGCCAGGCCCATCCCCCTGCCTCCGGTCGAAGATGCGGTCAAGGAGCCCGAATGA
- the gpmI gene encoding 2,3-bisphosphoglycerate-independent phosphoglycerate mutase: MSPGPLVLLILDGWGLAPAGPGNAIALADTPNFDRLRREFPQTRLRCSGRAVGLPEGFMGNSEVGHMNIGAGRVVYQDMTRIDMAVENGSLAANPALTELAGKVKRSGGRLHFMGLVSDGGVHSHMSHLKALLAAVALLGPPVLVHAFLDGRDTPPASGQGFVRDLAAYLRENDRGEIATITGRFYAMDRDKRWDRVARAYAGLTLGRGAIVTDPEAAVAQAYAAGETDEFVSPRILVDPTGEPVGRIRDGDGVFFFNFRADRAREITMAFIRPDFDGFAREAVPTLAGFASMTEYDASFGIPVAFAPESYSGVLGEVFSGAGREQLRLAETEKYAHVTYFFNCGREDPFPGENRILIPSPREVATYDLKPEMSAREVTETFLREWKKGYGLYVVNLANPDMVGHTGDLAAAVTACGVVDQCAGRMVEAVLSSGGRLCLTADHGNAEEMVDASGGKMTAHTLNEVPFVLVDPSRRGACLSPGVLGDIAPTLLELAGLDKPVQMTGKSLLATS; the protein is encoded by the coding sequence ATGAGCCCCGGGCCGCTGGTCCTGCTCATCCTCGACGGCTGGGGCCTGGCCCCGGCCGGTCCGGGAAACGCCATCGCCCTGGCCGATACCCCGAACTTCGACCGTCTGCGGCGGGAATTTCCCCAGACCCGATTGCGCTGTTCGGGCCGGGCCGTGGGCCTGCCCGAGGGCTTCATGGGCAATTCCGAGGTGGGGCACATGAATATCGGCGCGGGTCGCGTGGTCTACCAGGACATGACCCGCATCGACATGGCCGTGGAGAACGGCTCCCTGGCCGCCAATCCGGCCCTGACGGAACTGGCCGGAAAGGTGAAACGAAGCGGCGGCCGGCTCCATTTCATGGGCCTGGTCTCGGACGGCGGGGTGCACAGCCACATGAGCCACTTAAAGGCCCTGCTGGCGGCTGTGGCCCTTCTCGGGCCGCCCGTGCTGGTGCACGCCTTCCTGGACGGCCGGGACACCCCGCCCGCCTCCGGCCAGGGATTCGTGCGCGATCTGGCGGCTTATTTACGGGAGAACGACCGCGGCGAGATCGCCACCATCACCGGCCGGTTTTACGCCATGGACCGGGACAAGCGCTGGGACCGGGTGGCCCGGGCCTATGCCGGCCTGACTCTGGGGCGGGGCGCGATCGTGACCGATCCCGAGGCCGCCGTGGCCCAGGCCTACGCCGCAGGCGAGACGGACGAGTTTGTTTCGCCGCGCATTCTGGTTGACCCCACGGGCGAGCCCGTGGGCCGCATCCGCGACGGCGACGGCGTGTTTTTTTTCAATTTCCGGGCGGATCGGGCCCGGGAGATCACCATGGCCTTCATCCGGCCCGATTTCGACGGGTTCGCCCGCGAGGCGGTCCCGACCCTGGCCGGGTTCGCGTCCATGACCGAATACGACGCCTCCTTCGGCATTCCGGTGGCCTTTGCCCCGGAGAGCTATTCGGGCGTCCTGGGCGAGGTGTTTTCCGGGGCTGGTCGTGAGCAGTTGCGGCTGGCCGAGACGGAAAAATACGCCCATGTGACCTATTTTTTCAATTGCGGCCGGGAGGACCCGTTCCCCGGAGAGAACCGCATCCTGATCCCGTCCCCGCGCGAGGTCGCGACCTACGACCTCAAGCCCGAAATGAGCGCCAGGGAGGTCACCGAGACCTTTTTGCGGGAGTGGAAAAAAGGCTATGGCCTGTATGTGGTCAACCTGGCCAACCCGGACATGGTGGGGCACACCGGGGACCTGGCCGCCGCCGTCACCGCCTGCGGCGTGGTGGATCAATGCGCCGGGCGCATGGTCGAGGCCGTCCTGTCCTCGGGGGGACGCCTGTGCCTGACCGCGGACCATGGCAACGCCGAGGAGATGGTCGACGCCTCGGGCGGCAAAATGACCGCCCATACCTTAAACGAGGTGCCGTTTGTCCTGGTCGATCCGTCCCGGCGCGGGGCCTGCTTGTCGCCCGGGGTGCTCGGGGACATCGCGCCGACCCTGCTTGAACTTGCCGGCCTGGACAAACCCGTTCAAATGACCGGAAAAAGCCTTCTTGCGACGTCCTGA
- a CDS encoding phosphotransferase, whose translation MNNPLWPWGLAFRRERPDIPIPGSPERCLSRRVVEDEAGVLYVLELLAPAQVPARRRMAALTTALRAAGLARAWDCLPARDGGFVVSEGSVHGQLSRYVAGAPLPRPEYARREEPGRELGHFLADMRECAARAALPHDLPDFSLTGYAADLLRALETSNPAVHARLAGCVRGIREFLDAEPLLPRALCHGDLHPLNVVWDGYSPASVIDWEFSGRKHELYDAATALGCMGIEDPVTFQKGAGAAMIGVLRDRGVLGADNPRWLRPAVIAGRLGWLAEWLRQGDGEMIEMELDYMELLGR comes from the coding sequence ATGAACAATCCGCTGTGGCCGTGGGGCCTTGCGTTTCGCCGCGAAAGGCCGGACATCCCCATCCCCGGAAGCCCGGAGCGGTGCCTGTCCCGCCGGGTGGTGGAGGATGAGGCCGGCGTCCTGTACGTCCTGGAGCTCCTGGCCCCGGCCCAGGTCCCCGCCCGACGCCGCATGGCCGCGCTCACCACCGCCCTGCGCGCGGCCGGCCTTGCCCGGGCATGGGACTGCCTGCCTGCTCGCGACGGCGGGTTCGTGGTCTCGGAGGGTTCGGTGCACGGACAATTGTCGCGGTATGTGGCCGGCGCCCCCCTGCCTCGCCCGGAGTATGCGCGACGCGAGGAGCCGGGCCGGGAACTGGGCCATTTCCTGGCCGACATGCGCGAATGCGCGGCCAGGGCCGCCCTGCCCCACGACCTGCCCGACTTCAGTCTTACCGGGTACGCCGCGGACCTTCTTCGCGCCCTGGAAACCTCGAACCCGGCCGTCCACGCCCGACTCGCCGGGTGCGTCCGGGGCATTCGGGAGTTCCTCGACGCCGAACCCCTGCTTCCCCGGGCCCTGTGCCACGGCGACCTGCACCCGCTTAACGTCGTATGGGACGGATATTCCCCGGCCTCGGTCATCGACTGGGAATTTTCCGGCCGCAAACACGAGCTTTACGACGCGGCCACGGCCCTGGGCTGCATGGGCATCGAGGACCCGGTCACCTTCCAAAAGGGGGCGGGGGCGGCCATGATCGGGGTCTTGCGCGATCGGGGCGTCCTGGGCGCGGACAATCCGCGCTGGCTGCGCCCGGCGGTCATCGCCGGCCGGCTGGGCTGGCTTGCCGAATGGCTGCGCCAGGGGGATGGGGAAATGATCGAAATGGAACTGGACTACATGGAACTGTTGGGGCGATGA